One region of Mus musculus strain C57BL/6J chromosome 3, GRCm38.p6 C57BL/6J genomic DNA includes:
- the Inka2 gene encoding PAK4-inhibitor INKA2 isoform 1 (isoform 1 is encoded by transcript variant 1), with the protein MTKESKDMDCYLRRLKQELMSMKEVGDGLQDQMNCMMGALQELKLLQVQTALEQLEISGGTPTFSCPESSQEQPECPRWQGSGGPAGPAAWTSSSQPSFDSSPKLPCRRSVCGKELAVLPKTQLPEEHQSCTQQGTEWVEPDDWTSTLMSRGRNRQPLVLGDNVFADLVGNWLDLPELEKGGEKGETGGSIEPKGEKGQSRELGRKFALTANIFRKFLRSVRPDRDRLLKEKPGWMTPMVSESRAGRSKKVKKRSLSKGSGRFPFSSTGEPRHIETPATSSPKALEPSCRGFDINTAVWV; encoded by the coding sequence ATGTCCATGAAGGAGGTGGGGGATGGCTTGCAGGATCAGATGAACTGCATGATGGGCGCACTTCAGGAACTGAAGCTCCTACAAGTGCAGACGGCATTGGAACAGCTGGAGATCTCGGGAGGCACGCCCACCTTCAGCTGCCCTGAGAGCTCACAGGAACAGCCTGAGTGCCCTCGCTGGCAGGGTAGTGGAGGGCCTGCTGGGCCTGCTGCCTGGACCTCCTCCAGCCAACCATCTTTTGACAGTAGCCCCAAGTTGCCATGCCGTAGGAGTGTCTGTGGGAAGGAGCTGGCTGTCCTTCCTAAAACCCAGCTGCCGGAGGAGCACCAGAGCTGTACCCAACAGGGGACAGAGTGGGTGGAGCCAGATGACTGGACCTCCACGTTGATGTCACGGGGCAGAAATCGGCAGCCTCTGGTGTTGGGGGACAATGTTTTTGCAGACCTGGTGGGTAACTGGCTAGATTTACCAGAACTGGAAAAGGGCGGGGAAAAGGGTGAGACTGGGGGATCCATTGAACCCAAAGGAGAAAAAGGCCAGTCCAGAGAGCTGGGTCGTAAGTTTGCCCTAACCGCAAACATTTTTAGGAAGTTCTTGCGTAGCGTGCGGCCCGACAGAGACCGGCTGCTCAAGGAGAAGCCTGGCTGGATGACTCCCATGGTCTCTGAGTCACGAGCAGGACGCTCGAAGAAAGTCAAGAAGAGGAGCCTTTCTAAGGGCTCAGGACGGTTCCCTTTCTCAAGCACAGGAGAGCCCAGACATATTGAAACCCCCGCCACAAGCAGCCCCAAGGCCTTAGAACCCTCCTGTAGGGGCTTTGACATTAACACAGCTGTTTGGGTCTGA
- the Inka2 gene encoding PAK4-inhibitor INKA2 isoform 2 (isoform 2 is encoded by transcript variant 2) has protein sequence MSMKEVGDGLQDQMNCMMGALQELKLLQVQTALEQLEISGGTPTFSCPESSQEQPECPRWQGSGGPAGPAAWTSSSQPSFDSSPKLPCRRSVCGKELAVLPKTQLPEEHQSCTQQGTEWVEPDDWTSTLMSRGRNRQPLVLGDNVFADLVGNWLDLPELEKGGEKGETGGSIEPKGEKGQSRELGRKFALTANIFRKFLRSVRPDRDRLLKEKPGWMTPMVSESRAGRSKKVKKRSLSKGSGRFPFSSTGEPRHIETPATSSPKALEPSCRGFDINTAVWV, from the coding sequence ATGTCCATGAAGGAGGTGGGGGATGGCTTGCAGGATCAGATGAACTGCATGATGGGCGCACTTCAGGAACTGAAGCTCCTACAAGTGCAGACGGCATTGGAACAGCTGGAGATCTCGGGAGGCACGCCCACCTTCAGCTGCCCTGAGAGCTCACAGGAACAGCCTGAGTGCCCTCGCTGGCAGGGTAGTGGAGGGCCTGCTGGGCCTGCTGCCTGGACCTCCTCCAGCCAACCATCTTTTGACAGTAGCCCCAAGTTGCCATGCCGTAGGAGTGTCTGTGGGAAGGAGCTGGCTGTCCTTCCTAAAACCCAGCTGCCGGAGGAGCACCAGAGCTGTACCCAACAGGGGACAGAGTGGGTGGAGCCAGATGACTGGACCTCCACGTTGATGTCACGGGGCAGAAATCGGCAGCCTCTGGTGTTGGGGGACAATGTTTTTGCAGACCTGGTGGGTAACTGGCTAGATTTACCAGAACTGGAAAAGGGCGGGGAAAAGGGTGAGACTGGGGGATCCATTGAACCCAAAGGAGAAAAAGGCCAGTCCAGAGAGCTGGGTCGTAAGTTTGCCCTAACCGCAAACATTTTTAGGAAGTTCTTGCGTAGCGTGCGGCCCGACAGAGACCGGCTGCTCAAGGAGAAGCCTGGCTGGATGACTCCCATGGTCTCTGAGTCACGAGCAGGACGCTCGAAGAAAGTCAAGAAGAGGAGCCTTTCTAAGGGCTCAGGACGGTTCCCTTTCTCAAGCACAGGAGAGCCCAGACATATTGAAACCCCCGCCACAAGCAGCCCCAAGGCCTTAGAACCCTCCTGTAGGGGCTTTGACATTAACACAGCTGTTTGGGTCTGA